A single Streptomyces sannanensis DNA region contains:
- a CDS encoding HAD family phosphatase produces the protein MTSTVPASSARTSEGSALQAVFLDMDGTLVDTEGFWWDVEREIFAGLGHSLDEAWRDVVVGGPMTRSAGYLIEATGADITLAELTVLLNERFEERIGGGVQLMPGAERLLAELARHNVPTALVSASHRRIIDRVLHALGRDNFRLTVAGDEVARTKPHPDPYLLAAQGLGADPTRCVVIEDTATGVAAAEGAGCRVVAVPSVAPIAPALGRVVVQSLEEVDLPFLRTLITGMN, from the coding sequence ATGACCAGCACGGTCCCCGCGTCCTCGGCCCGTACCAGCGAGGGTTCGGCCCTGCAGGCCGTCTTCCTCGACATGGACGGCACTCTCGTGGACACCGAGGGATTCTGGTGGGACGTGGAGAGGGAGATCTTCGCCGGCCTCGGGCACAGCCTCGACGAGGCATGGCGGGACGTCGTGGTCGGCGGACCCATGACGCGCAGCGCCGGCTATCTCATCGAGGCCACGGGCGCGGACATCACCCTTGCCGAGCTCACGGTCCTGCTCAACGAGCGCTTCGAGGAGCGGATCGGGGGCGGAGTGCAGCTGATGCCGGGTGCCGAGCGGCTGCTCGCCGAACTGGCCCGCCACAATGTGCCCACCGCCCTGGTCTCGGCCTCCCATCGGCGCATCATCGACCGGGTGCTGCACGCGCTGGGGCGGGACAACTTCCGGCTGACCGTCGCCGGTGACGAGGTGGCGCGTACGAAGCCGCATCCCGACCCGTATCTGCTCGCGGCCCAGGGTCTGGGCGCGGACCCCACCCGCTGCGTGGTGATCGAGGACACGGCGACCGGCGTGGCGGCCGCCGAAGGGGCGGGCTGCCGGGTGGTCGCCGTGCCGTCCGTGGCCCCCATCGCACCGGCGCTCGGCCGGGTGGTCGTGCAATCGCTGGAAGAAGTCGACCTGCCATTTCTCAGAACTCTCATCACCGGGATGAACTGA
- a CDS encoding ABC transporter substrate-binding protein, protein MKRKTLALPALIGLLAPTLAACGSDDEGAMKAIVVGTTDEFEATEDAPAPFDPAYAYDAGSWNILRQTTQTLMHLPRGGGEPVPEAASKCAFTDTENESYRCTLRSGLKFSDGNALTVADVKFSIERVLEIKDDNGPVSLLANIDTVETKGDAEIVFHLKKPDATFPYKLATPAASIVDQDVYNKSKLRDGFEVSGSGPYTMTAEVKDKKLVKAVFTKNPNYQGDLKLNNEKVELRSFADAEAMDTALTDGRIDVMTRTLSPDQIERMSGKPSKDVELVEMPGLEIRYLAFNTKDPSVKDKAVRQAMASVIDRTAITSGVYGTTAEPLYSLIPTSIAGHTNSFYNKYGEPDTQKAAKILSEAGVSTPVKLTLHYTTDHYGAGTAKEFETLKKQLNDTGLFDVDIQGTAWSEFRPAQKKGEYAVYGLGWFPDYPDPDNFVAPFLDEDNFLNTPYANEEIRSNLIPESRRASDRNQAASSFQKVQDIVAADVPVLPLWQGKQYVAARANITGVEWALNASSDLQLWELGRGVE, encoded by the coding sequence ATGAAGCGCAAGACTCTGGCGCTGCCGGCCCTCATCGGGCTTCTCGCCCCCACGCTCGCCGCGTGCGGTTCCGATGACGAGGGGGCCATGAAGGCCATCGTCGTGGGCACCACCGACGAGTTCGAGGCCACCGAGGACGCCCCCGCCCCCTTCGACCCGGCGTACGCATACGACGCGGGTTCCTGGAACATCCTGCGCCAGACCACCCAGACGCTGATGCATCTCCCGCGCGGCGGCGGCGAGCCGGTTCCCGAGGCGGCTTCCAAGTGCGCCTTCACCGACACGGAGAACGAGAGCTACCGCTGCACCCTGCGTTCGGGGCTGAAGTTCTCCGACGGGAACGCGCTCACCGTCGCCGACGTGAAGTTCTCCATCGAGCGGGTGCTCGAGATCAAGGACGACAACGGCCCGGTCTCCCTGCTGGCCAACATCGACACCGTCGAGACCAAGGGCGACGCGGAGATCGTCTTCCACCTCAAGAAGCCGGACGCCACGTTCCCGTACAAGCTGGCCACGCCGGCCGCGAGCATCGTCGACCAGGATGTGTACAACAAGTCGAAGCTGCGCGACGGCTTCGAGGTGTCCGGGTCCGGCCCGTACACGATGACGGCCGAGGTGAAGGACAAGAAGCTCGTCAAGGCGGTCTTCACCAAGAACCCCAACTATCAGGGCGACCTGAAGCTCAACAACGAGAAGGTCGAACTGCGGTCCTTCGCCGACGCCGAGGCCATGGACACCGCCCTCACCGACGGCCGGATCGACGTGATGACCCGGACCCTGTCGCCCGACCAGATCGAGCGGATGTCCGGGAAGCCGAGCAAGGACGTCGAGCTCGTCGAAATGCCGGGCCTGGAGATCCGCTACCTCGCCTTCAACACCAAGGACCCCTCGGTGAAGGACAAGGCGGTCCGCCAGGCGATGGCCTCGGTCATCGACCGCACCGCCATCACCTCGGGCGTGTACGGGACCACCGCGGAGCCCCTCTACTCACTGATCCCGACGTCCATCGCCGGACACACCAACTCGTTCTACAACAAGTACGGTGAGCCGGACACGCAGAAGGCCGCGAAGATCCTGAGCGAGGCCGGTGTCTCGACGCCGGTGAAGCTGACGCTCCACTACACCACCGACCACTACGGTGCCGGTACGGCCAAGGAGTTCGAGACGCTCAAGAAGCAGTTGAACGATACGGGGCTCTTCGACGTCGACATCCAGGGAACCGCCTGGTCCGAGTTCCGTCCGGCCCAGAAGAAGGGCGAGTACGCCGTCTACGGCCTCGGCTGGTTCCCCGACTACCCCGACCCCGACAACTTCGTCGCGCCGTTCCTCGACGAGGACAACTTCCTCAACACCCCGTACGCGAACGAGGAGATCCGCAGCAACCTCATCCCCGAGTCGCGCCGCGCGAGCGACCGCAACCAGGCTGCCTCGTCCTTCCAGAAGGTCCAGGACATCGTGGCCGCCGATGTCCCGGTGCTGCCGCTCTGGCAGGGCAAGCAGTACGTCGCCGCACGCGCAAACATCACGGGCGTCGAATGGGCGCTCAACGCCTCATCCGACCTGCAGCTGTGGGAACTGGGCCGAGGCGTCGAATGA
- a CDS encoding response regulator transcription factor, with protein MAIRVLLVDDQPLLRTGFRMILEAEQDIAVVGEAGDGLQALDQVRALQPDVVLMDIRMPRMDGVEATRQITGPGRDGPAKVLVLTTFDLDEYVVEALKAGASGFLLKDAPAHELIQAIRVVAAGEAMLAPSITRRLLDKYADHLPSGEEPVPDTLQTLTEREVEVLKLVARGLSNAEIAADLFVSETTVKTHVGHVLTKLGLRDRVQAAVYAYESGLVRPGGQ; from the coding sequence GTGGCGATCCGCGTCCTATTGGTCGACGACCAGCCGCTGCTGCGCACCGGCTTCCGGATGATCCTGGAGGCCGAACAGGACATCGCGGTGGTCGGAGAGGCCGGGGACGGCCTGCAGGCCCTCGATCAGGTGCGGGCGCTTCAGCCCGATGTGGTGCTGATGGACATCCGGATGCCCCGGATGGACGGTGTCGAGGCGACCCGGCAGATCACCGGTCCGGGACGGGACGGCCCGGCGAAGGTGCTGGTGCTGACCACGTTCGACCTCGACGAGTATGTCGTCGAGGCGCTGAAGGCGGGGGCGAGCGGCTTCCTGCTGAAGGACGCGCCGGCCCATGAGCTGATCCAGGCGATCCGCGTGGTCGCCGCGGGCGAGGCGATGCTGGCGCCGAGCATCACGCGTCGGCTGCTCGACAAGTACGCGGATCATCTGCCGTCCGGCGAGGAGCCGGTGCCGGACACCCTGCAGACGCTGACGGAGCGTGAGGTCGAGGTCCTCAAGCTGGTCGCGCGGGGACTGTCCAACGCGGAGATCGCCGCGGATCTGTTCGTCAGTGAGACGACGGTCAAGACGCATGTGGGCCATGTGCTGACGAAGCTGGGGCTGCGGGACCGGGTGCAGGCCGCGGTGTACGCGTACGAGAGCGGTTTGGTGCGGCCGGGCGGTCAGTGA
- a CDS encoding RecB family exonuclease, protein MSTSATPSSLSPSRASDFMQCPLLYRFRVIDRLPEKPSEAATRGTLVHAVLERLFDAPAAERTAPRARALVPGQWDRLRKSKPELTELFAEDPDGERLALWLAEAEALVERWFTLEDPTRLEPVEREFFVEAELESGLRLRGIIDRVDVASTGEVRIVDYKTGKAPRPEYAEGALFQMKFYALVVWRLKGVVPRRLQLVYLGSGDVLTYDPVPADLERVERKLLALWEAIMLATETGDWRPRPSKLCGWCDHQAVCPEFGGTPPDYPLPLRPAGEDAPGGSAG, encoded by the coding sequence ATGAGTACGAGCGCGACGCCTTCGTCGCTGTCCCCGTCGCGGGCGAGCGACTTCATGCAGTGCCCGCTGCTGTACCGGTTCCGGGTGATCGACCGGCTGCCCGAGAAGCCGAGCGAGGCGGCGACTCGCGGCACCCTGGTGCACGCGGTGCTCGAGCGGCTCTTCGACGCCCCTGCGGCCGAGCGTACGGCGCCGCGCGCCCGGGCGCTGGTGCCCGGGCAGTGGGACCGGCTGCGGAAGTCGAAGCCGGAGCTCACGGAGCTGTTCGCGGAGGATCCGGACGGCGAGCGGCTGGCCCTCTGGCTGGCGGAGGCGGAGGCGCTGGTCGAGCGGTGGTTCACCCTGGAGGACCCGACTCGGCTCGAGCCGGTGGAGCGGGAGTTCTTCGTCGAGGCGGAGCTGGAGTCGGGCCTGCGGCTGCGCGGGATCATCGACCGGGTGGATGTGGCGTCCACCGGTGAGGTGCGGATCGTCGACTACAAGACCGGCAAGGCTCCCCGTCCGGAGTACGCCGAGGGCGCGCTGTTCCAGATGAAGTTCTACGCGCTGGTGGTCTGGCGGCTGAAGGGTGTCGTGCCGCGCCGGCTTCAGCTGGTGTATCTGGGCAGTGGTGATGTGCTGACGTACGACCCGGTGCCGGCGGATCTGGAGCGTGTGGAGCGCAAGCTGCTGGCCCTGTGGGAGGCGATCATGCTGGCGACCGAGACGGGTGACTGGCGGCCGAGGCCGAGCAAACTGTGCGGATGGTGCGATCACCAGGCGGTGTGTCCTGAATTCGGCGGCACACCGCCGGACTACCCGCTGCCGCTGCGCCCGGCGGGTGAGGACGCCCCCGGCGGCTCTGCCGGGTGA
- a CDS encoding site-2 protease family protein, with protein sequence MDESGDSGRPQPGAPGTGPGGAPGDGRPPRRPEPGGGLLMGRPFGVPVYVSPSWFLVAALITWVFGGQLDRVLPELGIARYLVSLFFAVAFYASVLVHELAHTVVALRFKLPVRRIQLQFFGGVSEIEKEAETPGREFMLAFVGPLLSLLLGGIFYLGMQAVEPGTVPGVLLAGLMISNMIVAAFNLLPGLPLDGGRMLRAVVWKITGKPMSGTIAAAWVGRALAVTVLIGLPMLTRTGALGNTPQNVGGMDTVMDALLAAILAAIIWTGAGNSLRVARLREHLPELRARTLTRRAVPVEAATPLSEALRRANEAGARALVVVDGHGAPIALVREAAIAGVPEHRRPWVAVSTLAQDLTDGMKVSAELVGEELLDMMRATPATEYLVVEDTGEIYGVLSAADVERAFVKAMARPRS encoded by the coding sequence GTGGACGAGAGCGGCGACAGCGGAAGGCCGCAGCCCGGCGCACCCGGAACAGGCCCGGGCGGCGCACCCGGCGACGGCAGGCCACCCCGCCGACCGGAGCCCGGAGGCGGCCTGCTCATGGGTCGCCCGTTCGGCGTACCCGTCTATGTCTCGCCCAGCTGGTTCCTGGTGGCCGCCCTCATCACCTGGGTGTTCGGCGGCCAGCTCGACCGGGTGCTGCCCGAACTCGGCATCGCCCGCTATCTGGTCTCCCTCTTCTTCGCGGTCGCTTTCTATGCCTCCGTTCTCGTCCACGAACTCGCGCACACCGTCGTGGCCCTGCGCTTCAAACTTCCCGTCCGCCGGATCCAGCTCCAGTTCTTCGGCGGCGTCTCGGAAATCGAGAAGGAAGCGGAGACCCCCGGACGCGAATTCATGCTCGCCTTCGTCGGCCCGCTCCTCTCGCTGCTCCTCGGCGGGATCTTCTACCTCGGCATGCAGGCCGTCGAACCGGGAACCGTCCCCGGTGTCCTCCTCGCCGGCCTGATGATCTCCAACATGATCGTGGCCGCCTTCAATCTGCTGCCCGGCCTCCCGCTGGACGGCGGCCGGATGCTCCGCGCCGTCGTGTGGAAGATCACCGGAAAGCCGATGAGCGGCACCATCGCCGCCGCCTGGGTCGGCCGCGCGCTCGCCGTCACCGTACTGATCGGCCTGCCGATGCTCACCCGTACCGGTGCGCTCGGCAACACCCCTCAGAACGTGGGCGGCATGGACACCGTGATGGATGCCCTGCTCGCCGCCATCCTCGCCGCGATCATCTGGACCGGCGCCGGAAACAGCCTGCGCGTGGCACGACTCCGTGAACACCTCCCCGAACTGCGCGCCCGCACACTCACCCGGCGCGCCGTGCCCGTCGAAGCCGCCACCCCCCTCTCCGAAGCACTCCGCCGCGCCAACGAAGCAGGCGCCCGCGCCCTCGTCGTCGTCGACGGCCACGGCGCCCCCATCGCCCTCGTCCGCGAGGCCGCCATCGCAGGCGTCCCCGAACACCGGCGCCCCTGGGTCGCGGTCAGCACCCTGGCCCAGGACCTCACCGACGGCATGAAGGTCTCCGCCGAACTCGTCGGTGAAGAACTGCTCGACATGATGCGGGCCACCCCCGCCACCGAGTACCTGGTCGTCGAGGACACCGGCGAGATCTACGGGGTCCTCTCCGCCGCCGACGTCGAGCGGGCCTTCGTCAAGGCCATGGCACGACCCCGGTCCTGA
- a CDS encoding tRNA (adenine-N1)-methyltransferase, which yields MSEPTGAARRRGPFKVGDQVQLTDPKGRHYTFTLEAGKNFHTHKGSFPHDELIGAPEGSVVRTTGNVAYLALRPLLPDYVLSMPRGAAVVYPKDAGQILAFADIFPGARVVEAGVGSGSLSSFLLRAIGDQGMLHSYERREDFAEIAKQNVERYFGGPHPAWQLTVGDLQDNLSDTEVDRVILDMLAPWECIEAVSKALVPGGILCCYVATTTQLARTVETIREHGTFNEPAAWESMIRNWHVEGLAVRPDHRMIGHTGFLVTARRLADGVEPPLRRRRPAKGAYGEDYEGPNKA from the coding sequence ATGTCCGAACCGACCGGTGCCGCCCGCCGTCGCGGGCCCTTCAAGGTCGGGGACCAGGTCCAGCTCACCGACCCCAAGGGACGCCACTACACGTTCACGCTCGAGGCCGGGAAGAACTTCCACACCCACAAGGGTTCCTTCCCCCACGACGAGCTGATCGGCGCTCCCGAGGGCAGTGTTGTCCGTACCACGGGGAACGTCGCCTACCTCGCGCTGCGCCCCCTGCTCCCCGACTACGTCCTGTCCATGCCCCGCGGCGCCGCCGTGGTCTACCCCAAGGACGCGGGGCAGATCCTGGCCTTCGCCGACATCTTCCCCGGCGCCCGCGTCGTCGAGGCAGGAGTGGGGTCGGGCTCGCTCAGCAGCTTCCTGCTCCGCGCCATCGGCGACCAGGGCATGCTGCACTCGTACGAGCGCCGCGAGGACTTCGCCGAGATCGCCAAGCAGAACGTGGAACGCTACTTCGGCGGCCCCCACCCGGCCTGGCAGCTCACCGTCGGCGACCTCCAGGACAACCTGTCCGACACCGAGGTCGACCGTGTGATCCTCGACATGCTCGCCCCCTGGGAGTGCATCGAGGCCGTCTCCAAGGCACTGGTCCCCGGCGGCATCCTCTGCTGCTACGTGGCCACCACCACCCAGCTCGCCCGCACGGTCGAGACCATCCGGGAACACGGCACGTTCAACGAGCCGGCCGCCTGGGAGTCGATGATCCGCAACTGGCACGTGGAAGGCCTGGCGGTCCGCCCCGACCATCGGATGATCGGCCACACCGGCTTCCTCGTCACCGCCCGCCGCCTCGCCGACGGCGTGGAGCCCCCGCTGCGCCGCCGTCGTCCGGCCAAGGGCGCCTACGGCGAGGACTACGAAGGCCCGAACAAGGCCTGA